The Saccopteryx leptura isolate mSacLep1 chromosome 2, mSacLep1_pri_phased_curated, whole genome shotgun sequence genome has a window encoding:
- the HSPB9 gene encoding heat shock protein beta-9, translating to MQQVGSGLPNGSRVASQSPSAALAEQNQGATLPVLRDDVARRDNVHTESRFQMKVDAHSFTPKELVVRVDRQCLMVISQRQMKSYSPDGSSYCMEQKMHQQMLLPRDLDPAARTCCPTPSGKLCVQGRCPSLHSPGAPPGQSLRPRGRGSKTGSNLA from the coding sequence ATGCAGCAGGTCGGTAGCGGTCTCCCCAACGGGAGTCGGGTAGCGTCCCAGTCTCCCAGTGCGGCCCTCGCAGAACAGAACCAGGGTGCCACGCTGCCGGTGCTCAGGGATGATGTAGCTAGGCGGGATAATGTCCACACGGAGAGTCGTTTCCAGATGAAGGTGGATGCCCACAGCTTCACCCCCAAAGAGCTGGTGGTGCGAGTGGATCGCCAGTGCCTGATGGTGATAAGCCAGCGGCAAATGAAGAGTTACAGCCCAGATGGAAGCAGCTACTGCATGGAGCAGAAGATGCACCAGCAAATGCTACTACCGCGGGACCTGGATCCTGCCGCCAGGACCTGCTGCCCGACCCCCTCGGGCAAGTTGTGTGTCCAAGGCCGGTGCCCTTCGCTGCATTCTCCTGGAGCCCCGCCAGGACAGTCCTTGAGACCCAGGGGTCGCGGCTCTAAAACGGGTTCCAACCTAGCCTGA
- the KAT2A gene encoding histone acetyltransferase KAT2A isoform X1 → MAEPSQAPAPAPAAQPRTLQSPAPAPTPTPTPSPATAPTPAPTPAPAPAPAAAPAGSTGTGGPGVGSGGTGSGGDPARPGLSQQQRASQRKAQVRGLPRAKKLEKLGVFSACKANETCKCNGWKNPKPPTAPRMDLQQPAANLSELCRSCEHPLADHVSHLENVSEDEINRLLGMVVDVENLFMSVHKEEDTDTKQVYFYLFKLLRKCILQMTRPVVEGSLGSPPFEKPNIEQGVLNFVQYKFSHLAPRERQTMFELSKMFLLCLNYWKLETPAQFRQRSQAEDVATYKVNYTRWLCYCHVPQSCDSLPRYETTHVFGRSLLRSIFTVTRRQLLEKFRVEKDKLVPEKRTLILTHFPKFLSMLEEEIYGANSPIWESGFTMPPSEGAQLVPRPATVSAAVVPNAPIFSPTMGGGNNSSLSLDSGSAEPMQAGEKRKLPESLTLEDAKRLRVMGDIPMELVNEVMLTITDPAAMLGPETSLLSANAARDETARLEERRGIIEFHVIGNSLTPKANRRVLLWLVGLQNVFSHQLPRMPKEYIARLVFDPKHKTLALIKDGRVIGGICFRMFPTQGFTEIVFCAVTSNEQVKGYGTHLMNHLKEYHIKHNILYFLTYADEYAIGYFKKQGFSKDIKVPKSRYLGYIKDYEGATLMECELNPRIPYTELSHIIKKQKEIIKKLIERKQAQIRKVYPGLSCFKEGVRQIPVESVPGIRETGWKPLGKEKGKELKDPDQLYTILKNLLAQIKSHPSAWPFMEPVKKSEAPDYYEVIRFPIDLKTMTERLRSRYYVTRKLFVADLQRVIANCREYNPPDSEYCRCASALEKFFYFKLKEGGLIDK, encoded by the exons ATGGCGGAACCTTCCCAGgctccggccccggccccggccgcACAGCCTCGTACCCTCCagtccccagcccctgccccaacTCCGACTCCTACCCCCAGTCCGGCTACGGCGCCGACTCCGGCTCCCACTCCGGCACCAGCCCCTGCCCCCGCTGCAGCTCCAGCCGGGAGCACCGGGACGGGGGGGCCCGGGGTAGGAAGTGGGGGGACCGGGAGCGGGGGTGATCCGGCTCGGCCTGGCCTGAGCCAGCAGCAGCGCGCCAGCCAGAGGAAGGCGCAAGTTCGGGGACTGCCGCGCGCCAAGAAGCTTGAGAAGCTAGGGGTCTTCTCGGCTTGCaag GCCAATGAAACCTGCAAGTGTAATGGCTGGAAAAACCCCAAGCCCCCCACTGCACCCCGCATGGACCTGCAGCAGCCAGCTGCCAACCTAAGTGAGCTGTGCCGCAGCTGTGAGCACCCCTTGG CTGACCACGTGTCTCAcctggagaatgtgtcagaggATGAGATTAACCGGCTGTTGGGGATGGTGGTAGATGTGGAGAATCTGTTTATGTCTGTTCACAAGGAGGAGGACACGGACACTAAACAGGTCTATTTCTACCTCTTCAAG ctTCTTCGAAAATGCATCCTGCAGATGACCCGGCCCGTGGTGGAGGGatctctgggcagccccccaTTTGAGAAGCCTAATATTGAGCAG GGTGTGCTAAACTTTGTGCAGTACAAGTTCAGTCATCTGGCTCCCCGCGAGCGGCAGACAATGTTTGAACTCTCGAAGATGTTCTTACTCTGCCTTAACTACTGGAAGCTTGAGACACCTGCCCAATTTCGGCAGAGGTCTCAGGCTGAGGACGTGGCTACATACAAGGTCAATTATACCAG ATGGCTCTGTTACTGCCACGTGCCCCAGAGCTGCGATAGCCTTCCCCGCTATGAGACCACTCACGTCTTTGGACGAAGCCTTCTCCGCTCCATCTTCACCGTCACACGGCGGCAGTTGCTAGAGAAGTTCCGGGTGGAGAAGGACAAGCTGGTGCCTGAGAAGAGGACCCTCATCCTCACCCATTTCCCGAA GTTCCTGTCCATGCTGGAGGAGGAGATCTACGGGGCAAACTCTCCGATCTGGGAGTCAGGCTTCACCATGCCGCCCTCGGAGGGGGCCCAGCTGGTGCCTCGGCCGG cTACTGTCAGCGCAGCGGTGGTGCCCAACGCCCCCATCTTCAGCCCCACCATGGGTGGGGGCAACAACAGCTCCTTAAGTCTGGATTCCGGAAGTGCTGAGCCCATGCAAG CAGGCGAGAAGAGGAAGCTTCCTGAGAGCCTGACCCTGGAGGATGCCAAGCGGCTTCGTGTGATGGGCGACATCCCGATGGAGTTAGTCAACGAGGTCATGCTCACCATCACTGACCCCGCGGCCATGCTGGGGCCCGAG ACGAGCCTACTGTCAGCCAATGCGGCCCGGGACGAGACAGCCCGCCTGGAGGAGCGTCGTGGCATCATCGAATTCCATGTCATTGGCAACTCGCTGACACCCAAGGCCAACCGGCGGGTGTTGCTCTGGCTCGTGGGGTTGCAGAATGTCTTCTCCCATCAGCTGCCACGCATGCCCAAGGAGTATATCGCCCGCCTCGTCTTTGACCC GAAGCACAAGACTCTGGCCTTGATCAAGGACGGGCGGGTCATTGGTGGGATCTGCTTCCGCATGTTTCCCACTCAGGGCTTCACAGAGATTGTCTTCTGTGCTGTCACCTCAAATGAGCAGGTCAAG GGCTATGGGACTCACCTGATGAACCACCTGAAGGAGTATCACATCAAACACAACATTCTTTACTTCCTCACCTACGCAGATGAGTACGCCATTGGCTACTTCAAAAAGCAG GGTTTCTCCAAGGATATCAAGGTGCCCAAGAGCCGCTACCTGGGCTACATCAAGGACTATGAAGGGGCGACCCTGATGGAGTGTGAGCTGAATCCCCGCATCCCCTACACGGAGCTCTCCCACATCATCAAGAAGCAGAaggag ATCATCAAGAAGCTGATCGAGCGCAAACAGGCCCAGATTCGAAAGGTCTACCCCGGGCTCAGCTGCTTCAAGGAGGGAGTGAGGCAGATCCCCGTGGAGAGTGTCCCTGGCATTC GAGAGACGGGCTGGAAACcactggggaaggagaaggg GAAGGAGCTGAAAGACCCTGACCAGCTCTACACAATCCTTAAAAACCTGCTGGCTCAGATCAAG TCACACCCCAGTGCCTGGCCCTTCATGGAGCCTGTGAAGAAGTCAGAGGCTCCTGACTACTACGAGGTCATCCGCTTCCCCATTG ACCTGAAGACCATGACGGAACGGCTCCGCAGCCGTTACTATGTGACCCGGAAGCTCTTTGTGGCTGACCTGCAGCGGGTCATCGCCAACTGCCGCGAGTACAACCCCCCAGACAGCGAGTACTGCCGCTGCGCCAGTGCCCTGGAGAAGTTCTTCTACTTCAAGCTGAAGGAGGGAGGGCTCATTGACAAGTAG
- the KAT2A gene encoding histone acetyltransferase KAT2A isoform X2 encodes MAEPSQAPAPAPAAQPRTLQSPAPAPTPTPTPSPATAPTPAPTPAPAPAPAAAPAGSTGTGGPGVGSGGTGSGGDPARPGLSQQQRASQRKAQVRGLPRAKKLEKLGVFSACKANETCKCNGWKNPKPPTAPRMDLQQPAANLSELCRSCEHPLADHVSHLENVSEDEINRLLGMVVDVENLFMSVHKEEDTDTKQVYFYLFKLLRKCILQMTRPVVEGSLGSPPFEKPNIEQGVLNFVQYKFSHLAPRERQTMFELSKMFLLCLNYWKLETPAQFRQRSQAEDVATYKVNYTRWLCYCHVPQSCDSLPRYETTHVFGRSLLRSIFTVTRRQLLEKFRVEKDKLVPEKRTLILTHFPKFLSMLEEEIYGANSPIWESGFTMPPSEGAQLVPRPATVSAAVVPNAPIFSPTMGGGNNSSLSLDSGSAEPMQGEKRKLPESLTLEDAKRLRVMGDIPMELVNEVMLTITDPAAMLGPETSLLSANAARDETARLEERRGIIEFHVIGNSLTPKANRRVLLWLVGLQNVFSHQLPRMPKEYIARLVFDPKHKTLALIKDGRVIGGICFRMFPTQGFTEIVFCAVTSNEQVKGYGTHLMNHLKEYHIKHNILYFLTYADEYAIGYFKKQGFSKDIKVPKSRYLGYIKDYEGATLMECELNPRIPYTELSHIIKKQKEIIKKLIERKQAQIRKVYPGLSCFKEGVRQIPVESVPGIRETGWKPLGKEKGKELKDPDQLYTILKNLLAQIKSHPSAWPFMEPVKKSEAPDYYEVIRFPIDLKTMTERLRSRYYVTRKLFVADLQRVIANCREYNPPDSEYCRCASALEKFFYFKLKEGGLIDK; translated from the exons ATGGCGGAACCTTCCCAGgctccggccccggccccggccgcACAGCCTCGTACCCTCCagtccccagcccctgccccaacTCCGACTCCTACCCCCAGTCCGGCTACGGCGCCGACTCCGGCTCCCACTCCGGCACCAGCCCCTGCCCCCGCTGCAGCTCCAGCCGGGAGCACCGGGACGGGGGGGCCCGGGGTAGGAAGTGGGGGGACCGGGAGCGGGGGTGATCCGGCTCGGCCTGGCCTGAGCCAGCAGCAGCGCGCCAGCCAGAGGAAGGCGCAAGTTCGGGGACTGCCGCGCGCCAAGAAGCTTGAGAAGCTAGGGGTCTTCTCGGCTTGCaag GCCAATGAAACCTGCAAGTGTAATGGCTGGAAAAACCCCAAGCCCCCCACTGCACCCCGCATGGACCTGCAGCAGCCAGCTGCCAACCTAAGTGAGCTGTGCCGCAGCTGTGAGCACCCCTTGG CTGACCACGTGTCTCAcctggagaatgtgtcagaggATGAGATTAACCGGCTGTTGGGGATGGTGGTAGATGTGGAGAATCTGTTTATGTCTGTTCACAAGGAGGAGGACACGGACACTAAACAGGTCTATTTCTACCTCTTCAAG ctTCTTCGAAAATGCATCCTGCAGATGACCCGGCCCGTGGTGGAGGGatctctgggcagccccccaTTTGAGAAGCCTAATATTGAGCAG GGTGTGCTAAACTTTGTGCAGTACAAGTTCAGTCATCTGGCTCCCCGCGAGCGGCAGACAATGTTTGAACTCTCGAAGATGTTCTTACTCTGCCTTAACTACTGGAAGCTTGAGACACCTGCCCAATTTCGGCAGAGGTCTCAGGCTGAGGACGTGGCTACATACAAGGTCAATTATACCAG ATGGCTCTGTTACTGCCACGTGCCCCAGAGCTGCGATAGCCTTCCCCGCTATGAGACCACTCACGTCTTTGGACGAAGCCTTCTCCGCTCCATCTTCACCGTCACACGGCGGCAGTTGCTAGAGAAGTTCCGGGTGGAGAAGGACAAGCTGGTGCCTGAGAAGAGGACCCTCATCCTCACCCATTTCCCGAA GTTCCTGTCCATGCTGGAGGAGGAGATCTACGGGGCAAACTCTCCGATCTGGGAGTCAGGCTTCACCATGCCGCCCTCGGAGGGGGCCCAGCTGGTGCCTCGGCCGG cTACTGTCAGCGCAGCGGTGGTGCCCAACGCCCCCATCTTCAGCCCCACCATGGGTGGGGGCAACAACAGCTCCTTAAGTCTGGATTCCGGAAGTGCTGAGCCCATGCAAG GCGAGAAGAGGAAGCTTCCTGAGAGCCTGACCCTGGAGGATGCCAAGCGGCTTCGTGTGATGGGCGACATCCCGATGGAGTTAGTCAACGAGGTCATGCTCACCATCACTGACCCCGCGGCCATGCTGGGGCCCGAG ACGAGCCTACTGTCAGCCAATGCGGCCCGGGACGAGACAGCCCGCCTGGAGGAGCGTCGTGGCATCATCGAATTCCATGTCATTGGCAACTCGCTGACACCCAAGGCCAACCGGCGGGTGTTGCTCTGGCTCGTGGGGTTGCAGAATGTCTTCTCCCATCAGCTGCCACGCATGCCCAAGGAGTATATCGCCCGCCTCGTCTTTGACCC GAAGCACAAGACTCTGGCCTTGATCAAGGACGGGCGGGTCATTGGTGGGATCTGCTTCCGCATGTTTCCCACTCAGGGCTTCACAGAGATTGTCTTCTGTGCTGTCACCTCAAATGAGCAGGTCAAG GGCTATGGGACTCACCTGATGAACCACCTGAAGGAGTATCACATCAAACACAACATTCTTTACTTCCTCACCTACGCAGATGAGTACGCCATTGGCTACTTCAAAAAGCAG GGTTTCTCCAAGGATATCAAGGTGCCCAAGAGCCGCTACCTGGGCTACATCAAGGACTATGAAGGGGCGACCCTGATGGAGTGTGAGCTGAATCCCCGCATCCCCTACACGGAGCTCTCCCACATCATCAAGAAGCAGAaggag ATCATCAAGAAGCTGATCGAGCGCAAACAGGCCCAGATTCGAAAGGTCTACCCCGGGCTCAGCTGCTTCAAGGAGGGAGTGAGGCAGATCCCCGTGGAGAGTGTCCCTGGCATTC GAGAGACGGGCTGGAAACcactggggaaggagaaggg GAAGGAGCTGAAAGACCCTGACCAGCTCTACACAATCCTTAAAAACCTGCTGGCTCAGATCAAG TCACACCCCAGTGCCTGGCCCTTCATGGAGCCTGTGAAGAAGTCAGAGGCTCCTGACTACTACGAGGTCATCCGCTTCCCCATTG ACCTGAAGACCATGACGGAACGGCTCCGCAGCCGTTACTATGTGACCCGGAAGCTCTTTGTGGCTGACCTGCAGCGGGTCATCGCCAACTGCCGCGAGTACAACCCCCCAGACAGCGAGTACTGCCGCTGCGCCAGTGCCCTGGAGAAGTTCTTCTACTTCAAGCTGAAGGAGGGAGGGCTCATTGACAAGTAG
- the RAB5C gene encoding ras-related protein Rab-5C: MAGRGGAVRPNGPAAGNKICQFKLVLLGESAVGKSSLVLRFVKGQFHEYQESTIGAAFLTQTVCLDDTTVKFEIWDTAGQERYHSLAPMYYRGAQAAIVVYDITNTDTFARAKNWVKELQRQASPNIVIALAGNKADLASKRAVEFQEAQAYAEDNSLLFMETSAKTAMNVNEIFMAIAKKLPKNEPQNAAGAPGRNRGVDLQENNPASRSQCCSN; the protein is encoded by the exons ATGGCGGGTCGGGGAGGTGCAGTGCGACCCAACGGACCAGCTGCTGGGAACAAGATCTGTCAATTTAAGCTGGTCCTGCTGGGGGAGTCCGCAGTAGGCAAATCCAGCCTTGTCCTCCGCTTTGTCAAGGGACAGTTCCACGAGTACCAGGAGAGCACAATCGGAG CGGCCTTCCTCACACAGACTGTCTGCTTAGACGACACAACAGTCAAGTTTGAGATCTGGGACACAGCTGGACAAGAGCGGTATCACAGCCTGGCCCCCATGTACTATCGGGGAGCCCAGGCTGCCATCGTGGTCTACGACATCACTAACACA GATACGTTTGCACGAGCCAAGAACTGGGTAAAGGAGTTACAAAGACAGGCCAGCCCCAACATTGTCATCGCGCTTGCGGGTAACAAGGCAGACCTGGCCAGCAAGAGAGCCGTGGAATTCCAG GAAGCACAGGCCTATGCAGAGGACAACAGCTTGCTGTTTATGGAGACATCAGCAAAGACTGCAATGAACGTGAATGAGATTTTCATGGCAATAG CCAAGAAGCTCCCTAAGAATGAGCCCCAGAATGCAGCTGGTGCTCCGGGCCGGAACCGAGGTGTGGACCTCCAGGAGAACAACCCAGCCAGCCGGAGCCAGTGCTGCAGCAACTGA